A genome region from Longimicrobium sp. includes the following:
- a CDS encoding tyrosinase family domain-containing protein has product MALRWLERFVGSRTARVLPGAAALAVALTGSACQAQREPAAQRPAERPAQEGTLRYVLHDPPGMLTVRGAPVVTAPFRVPGEARARLFAGGRDLPAAAASLRLEGVVLPREAGVTIDVYVNHPAANAESGTTHPAFVGSLTLMRAAADDPGDPVTVTLGVAPLVHDLLRGRDDLSVTLVPVNHEGRPSSAAFGLDRIVLVLR; this is encoded by the coding sequence TGGCGCTGCGATGGCTGGAACGGTTCGTGGGATCGCGCACGGCGCGGGTGCTGCCGGGTGCGGCGGCGCTGGCGGTGGCGCTGACCGGCTCGGCGTGCCAGGCGCAGCGGGAACCCGCGGCACAGCGGCCGGCCGAGCGGCCGGCGCAGGAGGGCACGTTGAGGTACGTGCTTCACGATCCCCCCGGAATGCTGACGGTACGCGGCGCCCCCGTGGTCACCGCCCCGTTCCGGGTTCCCGGCGAGGCGCGGGCCCGGCTGTTCGCCGGCGGGCGCGACCTGCCCGCGGCGGCGGCCAGCCTGCGCCTGGAGGGGGTGGTGCTTCCGCGTGAGGCCGGAGTGACCATCGACGTCTACGTCAACCACCCGGCGGCGAACGCGGAGTCGGGCACCACGCACCCGGCATTCGTGGGGTCGCTGACCCTGATGCGGGCCGCCGCGGATGATCCGGGAGACCCGGTGACCGTCACCCTGGGCGTGGCGCCGCTGGTCCACGACCTCCTGCGCGGCCGCGACGACCTGTCCGTCACCCTGGTCCCGGTAAACCACGAGGGGCGCCCTTCGTCGGCGGCGTTCGGCCTGGACCGCATCGTCCTGGTCCTGCGCTGA